From Cecembia calidifontis, one genomic window encodes:
- a CDS encoding IS256 family transposase, with translation MKKEDLLNDDFLKQFRTAGELNSFLQQLQKRAVEKMLEGELDAHLGYEKHQNSDNPNSRNGYSTKTIKNTFGEAEIRVPRDRDGSFEPALVPKRRSMAEGVENVIISMYAKGMSNQDIEEQIRELYDINVSSSTISRVTGAVAEDIVAWRNRPLDPVYLIVWMDGISFKVRENSKVVNKTVYIAVGLRTNGLKEILGLWLGKNESSAFWMGVLTDLKARGVEDILITATDNLNGFTDTIKASFPQSVTQICVVHQIRNACRYVAWKDRRAFTRDMKEIYTAPTKDAAWAALNDFAKKWESKYAYAIKSWRDNWDELTVFFDYPAEIRKIIYTTNLIENLNGKIRKYTKNKLSFPTDDAVMKSVFLAAREASKKWTMPIRDWGAIFNSFLLIFGDRVRLLDT, from the coding sequence ATGAAAAAAGAAGATCTCCTAAATGATGACTTCCTCAAGCAGTTCAGGACTGCCGGGGAGCTTAATTCCTTCCTTCAACAGCTTCAGAAAAGAGCCGTTGAGAAAATGCTTGAAGGCGAGCTGGATGCCCATCTTGGCTATGAAAAGCATCAGAATTCCGATAATCCCAATTCAAGGAACGGCTATTCCACCAAAACAATAAAAAACACATTTGGGGAAGCTGAAATCAGAGTCCCAAGAGACAGGGACGGCAGCTTTGAGCCTGCCCTTGTGCCCAAACGCAGAAGCATGGCGGAGGGCGTTGAAAACGTGATCATTTCCATGTATGCCAAGGGAATGTCAAACCAGGACATCGAAGAACAGATCCGGGAGCTTTATGACATCAATGTTTCCTCCTCCACCATCTCAAGGGTTACCGGTGCCGTAGCGGAGGATATTGTTGCATGGAGAAACAGGCCGCTTGACCCTGTATACCTGATCGTTTGGATGGATGGTATATCCTTCAAAGTCAGGGAGAACTCCAAAGTGGTCAACAAGACCGTTTATATTGCCGTTGGCCTCAGAACTAACGGCCTTAAAGAGATCCTAGGCCTTTGGCTTGGCAAGAATGAATCTTCGGCTTTCTGGATGGGGGTACTCACCGACCTGAAAGCCAGAGGGGTTGAAGATATTCTCATAACGGCAACTGACAACCTGAACGGGTTTACTGATACGATAAAAGCTTCATTCCCCCAATCAGTCACTCAGATATGTGTCGTCCACCAGATCAGAAACGCATGTAGATATGTCGCATGGAAAGACCGCAGGGCGTTTACAAGGGATATGAAGGAAATTTATACCGCCCCTACAAAAGATGCTGCTTGGGCTGCCCTGAACGATTTTGCCAAAAAATGGGAATCCAAATACGCTTATGCCATCAAAAGCTGGAGGGACAACTGGGATGAACTCACCGTTTTCTTCGATTACCCGGCTGAAATCCGTAAAATCATCTATACCACCAACCTGATTGAAAATCTCAATGGAAAGATCAGAAAATACACCAAAAACAAGCTCTCTTTCCCGACAGATGATGCCGTAATGAAGTCTGTTTTTCTCGCTGCAAGAGAAGCATCGAAAAAATGGACTATGCCTATCAGAGACTGGGGAGCTATTTTTAACAGTTTCCTGCTTATATTTGGTGATAGGGTCAGGCTTCTTGATACCTGA
- a CDS encoding IS1380 family transposase, with amino-acid sequence MKITNSTEKITPFGGFNFVFNSFKNSGLPELIDNQLGVRALRGGFSYSDIFANHMAIFFNGGDCTEDINVHLRDALEQVPSFSVCSADTILRGIKELAVDTELFINPSSGVSHEFNINGKLNSLLLKSACKTGLLKSGVAYDLDYDNTVIPTEKYDSKKTYKHVYGYQPGVASIAHPEFSQAIPVYVEGRNGNSQAKYLQADTLTRMFGQLTNENIRIGRFRADSASYQEEVLRTLEAHTESFYIRANRCAKLDNILGSIAPEKWQKIRLGVQEMEVTDLSDYKPFGKDRSYRLVITRIRRKDGQADVFSGDAFTYRAILTNEHTSSNEAVVRFYNARGASERLFDVLNNDFGWSKLPCSFLAENTSFMLMTAMYANFYTYIIGEYSRKVDWLKPTDRLKKFIFRFITVSAKWIRTGRREVLKLFTSKDYKPILN; translated from the coding sequence ATGAAAATTACGAATTCGACAGAAAAAATCACACCTTTCGGAGGTTTTAATTTTGTTTTTAACTCTTTCAAAAATTCTGGTCTCCCAGAACTCATTGATAATCAATTGGGGGTTAGAGCCTTAAGGGGAGGGTTTTCATACAGTGACATTTTCGCCAATCATATGGCTATTTTCTTTAATGGTGGCGACTGTACTGAAGATATCAATGTTCACTTGAGAGACGCACTTGAACAGGTCCCTTCATTTTCAGTATGCAGTGCCGATACAATTCTGAGAGGTATCAAAGAGCTTGCTGTTGATACAGAACTCTTTATAAATCCGTCCAGTGGAGTAAGCCATGAATTTAATATCAATGGAAAACTCAACAGCTTGTTGTTAAAATCAGCTTGTAAGACCGGATTACTCAAGTCAGGTGTTGCTTACGACCTCGATTATGACAACACCGTCATTCCAACTGAAAAGTACGATTCAAAAAAGACATATAAACACGTCTATGGATATCAGCCAGGTGTAGCTTCCATAGCACATCCTGAATTTTCACAGGCCATTCCTGTGTACGTAGAGGGCAGAAATGGCAACAGTCAGGCCAAATATTTGCAGGCTGATACACTTACACGCATGTTTGGGCAGCTTACCAATGAAAATATCCGTATCGGAAGGTTCAGAGCCGATTCAGCATCCTATCAGGAAGAAGTTCTCCGCACACTGGAAGCACATACCGAAAGCTTTTATATACGGGCAAACAGATGTGCCAAACTGGATAATATCCTTGGAAGTATAGCCCCTGAGAAGTGGCAGAAAATACGTTTGGGTGTACAGGAAATGGAAGTTACTGACCTATCCGACTACAAACCTTTCGGTAAAGACAGGTCTTACAGGCTGGTCATTACCAGAATCAGGCGTAAAGACGGGCAGGCAGATGTGTTTAGTGGAGATGCATTTACTTACAGGGCTATTCTGACCAATGAACATACATCGTCCAATGAAGCTGTTGTAAGGTTTTATAACGCCCGGGGTGCAAGCGAACGCTTGTTTGATGTACTCAACAATGACTTTGGCTGGTCTAAGTTGCCCTGTTCGTTCCTTGCAGAGAATACCTCCTTTATGCTTATGACGGCTATGTATGCCAATTTTTACACCTATATCATTGGAGAGTATTCCAGAAAAGTTGATTGGCTTAAGCCTACCGACAGGCTCAAGAAGTTTATCTTCAGATTTATCACTGTTTCAGCCAAGTGGATAAGAACGGGAAGAAGAGAAGTGCTCAAACTGTTCACGAGTAAGGATTACAAGCCGATTTTGAACTAA
- a CDS encoding DUF3871 family protein, which produces MRINNTMEALDISHVEVSAPPFLEANTSEIALREIREKHVIPVFLKDNEPTISQVEFVEVVAEAARDVFGLSATPSPKVRVSPPIKGRTYEARHKKAHDLLPHEKTIYYERMAFMLTIPGITDEINGNLLELTVGGVKAYNLDNLNSIKGSPEHFKVFVGFRNFVCTNLCVSTDGAKLDMRAKSLEDLYQQVFLLFQDYDAVKQLSHMNQFTGYYLEERQFAQIIGRARLYQFLPRELKAEVPELLINDTQVSRVAECYYSDPNFQRGENGSIDLWRFYNLMTGAVKHSYIDKYLERGVNSFDFTRQVQEALESPSHNFWYLR; this is translated from the coding sequence ATGCGCATTAACAACACAATGGAAGCACTGGACATCTCCCATGTGGAGGTGTCCGCTCCACCTTTTCTGGAAGCCAACACTTCTGAGATTGCACTGCGGGAAATCAGGGAAAAGCATGTGATACCAGTGTTTCTCAAAGACAACGAGCCGACAATTTCCCAAGTGGAATTTGTGGAGGTTGTCGCAGAAGCTGCCAGAGATGTCTTTGGGTTAAGTGCCACACCTTCCCCTAAGGTGAGGGTTTCCCCTCCGATCAAAGGCAGGACTTATGAAGCGAGACACAAAAAAGCGCATGACCTGCTTCCTCATGAAAAAACCATCTATTACGAAAGGATGGCTTTCATGCTGACCATTCCTGGCATCACCGATGAAATCAACGGGAATCTGCTTGAGCTGACTGTGGGAGGCGTCAAAGCTTACAACTTGGACAACCTGAACAGCATCAAAGGTTCACCCGAGCATTTCAAAGTGTTTGTCGGTTTCAGAAACTTTGTCTGCACCAATCTCTGCGTTTCAACTGATGGCGCGAAGCTGGACATGCGTGCCAAGAGTTTGGAAGATCTGTACCAGCAGGTATTCCTGCTCTTTCAGGACTATGATGCAGTGAAGCAACTCAGCCACATGAACCAGTTCACAGGTTACTATCTGGAAGAGCGCCAATTCGCACAGATTATCGGTCGTGCAAGGCTGTACCAGTTTCTCCCAAGAGAGCTGAAAGCTGAGGTGCCCGAGCTGCTGATCAATGACACGCAAGTTTCGAGAGTTGCGGAATGCTATTACAGTGACCCCAACTTTCAACGTGGTGAAAATGGCAGTATCGACCTGTGGAGGTTTTACAATCTGATGACTGGGGCGGTCAAGCACTCGTATATTGACAAGTACTTGGAACGTGGCGTCAACAGTTTCGACTTCACACGGCAGGTACAGGAGGCCTTGGAATCACCATCACACAATTTCTGGTATTTGCGTTGA
- a CDS encoding IS1182 family transposase, which produces MSKVVFKNQTGNCPELFPANIFDKIPDNHPARLVDTVVNSLDISDIIKRYKGGGTSAYHPRMMIKVLFYSYLSNVYSCRKIAKALNENIHFMFISGNSTPDFRTINDFRGKILKDSIKTLFAEVVKMLVEMGYVSLDVQYIDGTKIEAKSNKYTFVWRKTVEKHKERLEGKIKSVLSDIEESILSDNQEVNQEELPKKIDSEELRERLSAINKKLKEPSKKIAKELQKLQEEHLPKLEKYEKDLEILGDRNSYSKTDHDATFMRMKEDHMKNGQLKPAYNPQISTENQFITHATIHQTAGDTTTLKSHLDSFEKSYSKQSKEIVADAGYGSEENYEMLEKKGVDAYVKYNYFHMEQKKKTKNNPFLPQNLFYNAAQDFYVCPMGQRMENVGQGKRTSSNGYVSQVTYYQAKNCEGCPLRAQCHKATGNRRIEVNHRLNFLKQQAKEKLMNKKGLEHRSKRPIEAEAAFGQLKSNNKFNRFTLTGLEKVELEFLLMAIGHNLRKMVAKSMHSGLKLSKKSSLGYKPYNSRPVFYVPKENSNQRSLVMALDFQNQKIAA; this is translated from the coding sequence ATGTCTAAGGTAGTTTTTAAAAATCAGACTGGCAATTGTCCAGAATTATTTCCGGCAAATATTTTTGATAAAATCCCTGATAACCACCCTGCTCGATTGGTTGACACTGTGGTTAACTCTTTGGATATCAGTGATATTATAAAGAGGTACAAGGGAGGCGGTACATCAGCCTATCATCCACGAATGATGATTAAAGTGCTGTTCTACAGCTATTTATCCAATGTGTATTCATGTAGGAAAATAGCCAAAGCACTTAATGAGAACATACATTTCATGTTTATCTCAGGAAACTCAACCCCCGATTTCAGAACCATCAACGATTTCCGCGGTAAAATCTTAAAAGACTCCATCAAGACATTGTTTGCCGAAGTGGTAAAAATGCTTGTTGAGATGGGATATGTAAGCCTTGATGTACAATACATTGACGGAACCAAGATTGAAGCAAAATCCAATAAGTACACTTTTGTCTGGCGTAAGACAGTTGAAAAGCACAAAGAAAGGTTAGAAGGTAAGATCAAGAGTGTTTTATCAGATATCGAAGAAAGCATCCTATCAGATAATCAAGAAGTTAATCAAGAAGAATTGCCTAAAAAAATTGATTCTGAAGAATTAAGGGAGCGGCTTTCAGCCATAAATAAAAAGCTAAAAGAGCCTTCAAAGAAGATTGCTAAGGAGCTTCAAAAACTTCAGGAAGAACATCTTCCCAAGCTGGAGAAGTATGAAAAAGACCTGGAGATTTTGGGGGATAGAAATTCGTACAGTAAGACAGATCATGATGCCACATTCATGAGAATGAAAGAGGACCACATGAAAAACGGACAACTAAAACCCGCTTACAATCCTCAGATATCAACTGAAAATCAATTCATTACCCATGCTACTATCCACCAAACAGCAGGGGATACCACCACTTTAAAATCCCACTTGGACAGTTTTGAAAAATCGTATAGTAAACAAAGTAAAGAGATAGTAGCTGATGCAGGATACGGCAGTGAGGAGAATTATGAAATGCTTGAAAAAAAGGGAGTTGATGCCTATGTGAAATACAATTACTTCCACATGGAGCAAAAGAAGAAGACAAAGAACAATCCTTTTCTTCCCCAAAATCTTTTCTACAATGCAGCGCAAGATTTTTACGTATGCCCCATGGGACAGCGGATGGAGAATGTTGGACAAGGAAAGCGCACTTCAAGCAATGGGTATGTATCTCAAGTAACTTATTATCAGGCAAAAAACTGTGAAGGATGCCCCTTAAGAGCACAATGCCACAAAGCGACAGGTAACAGAAGAATCGAAGTGAACCATAGGTTAAACTTCTTAAAACAGCAGGCCAAGGAAAAACTAATGAATAAAAAGGGGCTTGAACACAGGAGCAAAAGACCAATAGAGGCGGAAGCTGCGTTTGGCCAGCTGAAAAGCAATAATAAATTCAACAGATTTACACTCACTGGTTTAGAAAAAGTGGAATTAGAGTTCTTATTGATGGCAATTGGCCATAATCTGAGAAAAATGGTGGCTAAAAGTATGCACTCTGGACTAAAACTATCTAAAAAATCATCTTTGGGTTATAAACCCTACAATAGTCGGCCGGTATTTTACGTTCCAAAGGAAAATTCTAATCAAAGATCACTGGTAATGGCATTGGATTTTCAAAATCAAAAAATAGCGGCATAA
- a CDS encoding helix-turn-helix domain-containing protein has product MPFVINLAIIAPYALQNTLAPFSDFTRTILAWAKLGSILIYCLWSIHTINKTLRFAEDNFSNIESQHLAWLKMALKSVLFLWFIGFFSQLAVITNLFKLDLANEDLFINIAVSVLVIYMGYYGFRQAPVFLGGSLSTFAKQAGSEQEVMMEKYHHSSLDEALVKQYAKLLEELMAEKKPYIDPELNLSKLATELNLSNNQLSQVINQFYKKNFYEYINSYRIEAVKNRLANGDHKNTTLLGIALEAGFNSKATFNRFFKKYTGQTPSEYLKEQKT; this is encoded by the coding sequence TTGCCATTCGTTATAAACCTGGCCATCATTGCTCCCTATGCGCTTCAAAATACGCTGGCTCCTTTTTCTGATTTTACCCGTACTATTCTTGCTTGGGCAAAACTAGGGAGTATATTGATTTATTGCCTTTGGTCAATTCATACGATCAACAAAACCCTGAGATTTGCAGAGGATAATTTTTCTAACATCGAAAGTCAACATTTGGCGTGGTTAAAAATGGCTTTAAAATCTGTACTCTTTTTGTGGTTTATCGGATTTTTTAGTCAGCTCGCAGTGATCACAAACCTTTTTAAACTGGATCTGGCCAATGAAGACCTATTCATCAATATCGCAGTAAGTGTCTTGGTAATTTATATGGGGTATTATGGATTTAGACAGGCTCCAGTTTTTCTGGGGGGATCCCTTTCCACATTTGCTAAACAAGCCGGAAGTGAACAAGAAGTTATGATGGAAAAATATCATCATTCATCACTGGATGAAGCCTTGGTCAAACAGTATGCAAAACTTTTGGAGGAATTAATGGCTGAAAAAAAACCATATATAGATCCGGAATTGAACCTATCCAAATTGGCAACTGAACTTAACCTTAGTAACAATCAACTTTCCCAAGTCATCAATCAGTTTTACAAAAAGAATTTTTATGAGTACATCAATTCATACAGAATTGAAGCGGTAAAAAATAGGTTAGCCAATGGAGATCATAAAAACACAACGCTTCTGGGGATTGCACTTGAGGCTGGCTTTAACTCTAAAGCAACATTTAATCGGTTTTTTAAAAAGTACACGGGACAAACGCCTTCGGAATATCTCAAGGAGCAAAAAACATAA
- a CDS encoding BRO family protein — MLLDEKNEPWFVAKEVADFLDIKNSRRAITSLDDDEKGLSEKGSFFYAAIF; from the coding sequence GTGCTGCTTGATGAAAAAAACGAACCTTGGTTTGTGGCTAAAGAAGTGGCAGATTTCTTGGACATAAAAAATTCAAGAAGAGCAATAACAAGCTTAGACGATGATGAAAAGGGGCTGTCCGAAAAGGGCAGCTTTTTTTATGCCGCTATTTTTTGA
- a CDS encoding BRO-N domain-containing protein, with protein MFNSKIIILEKINNKKRVSRLFGHPPDGMQTVTIISESGLFELVGKSRKPEAKAFRKWVNKEVLPTIRKTGAYMTPLLGKTILRISH; from the coding sequence TTGTTCAACTCTAAAATAATAATTTTAGAGAAAATCAACAATAAAAAAAGGGTGTCTCGACTTTTCGGACACCCCCCTGATGGTATGCAAACAGTTACAATTATTTCAGAATCTGGGCTTTTCGAGCTTGTTGGAAAATCAAGAAAACCTGAAGCAAAAGCCTTTAGAAAATGGGTGAACAAGGAAGTTCTTCCAACAATCCGAAAAACAGGAGCTTACATGACACCACTGCTTGGGAAGACCATTCTCAGAATCAGCCATTGA
- a CDS encoding Fic family protein: MNKQLLILSNDLLSEYLEKAPNGLNPAFEALKDAEISTDSFSFYTSVSSVYSSKIEGETIELDSYVKHKKFGIEFSPDYTRKIDDLYDAYTFAKTNTLNKENIAQAHALLSKNILAKNRQGKYRTQNMYVSTPDGRIEYVAATPFELEAEMEKFYTDLTLLLKTEMSIEEAFFYASMIHLVFVKIHPWNDGNGRSARLIEKWFLAEKLGDKAWFVQSEKMYYDQHQTYYSNIRLLGLEYSALDYTKALPFLLMLPSSVLNG, encoded by the coding sequence ATGAACAAACAACTACTAATTCTAAGCAATGATTTACTTTCAGAGTACTTGGAAAAAGCACCGAATGGTTTAAATCCTGCTTTTGAAGCATTAAAAGACGCCGAAATCTCAACAGACAGCTTCAGTTTTTACACCTCTGTATCCTCCGTATATAGTAGCAAAATAGAAGGAGAAACTATCGAATTAGATAGTTACGTTAAGCACAAGAAATTCGGCATTGAGTTTTCACCTGATTATACAAGAAAAATAGACGACCTGTACGACGCCTATACCTTTGCAAAAACCAATACACTTAACAAAGAAAATATTGCCCAAGCTCATGCATTGTTGAGCAAAAATATACTTGCGAAAAACCGACAGGGGAAATACCGCACACAAAACATGTATGTATCCACTCCTGATGGCCGTATTGAATATGTAGCGGCCACACCTTTTGAATTAGAGGCAGAAATGGAAAAGTTTTATACCGATTTGACGCTACTACTTAAAACAGAAATGTCTATCGAAGAAGCTTTTTTTTATGCCTCAATGATTCATTTGGTTTTTGTCAAAATACATCCTTGGAATGATGGAAACGGCAGAAGTGCCAGATTAATAGAAAAATGGTTTTTAGCAGAAAAATTAGGGGATAAGGCCTGGTTTGTACAAAGTGAAAAAATGTATTACGACCAACATCAAACCTACTACTCAAACATCAGACTTTTAGGCTTAGAATACTCTGCATTGGATTATACTAAAGCACTTCCTTTTTTACTGATGCTTCCATCTTCTGTTTTAAATGGATAG
- a CDS encoding DUF4846 domain-containing protein, whose protein sequence is MLVPYGYVRESTTAGTWQHYLQSLKLLPHGSEVLDFQGRPISDQRNHFAVMDIDVGTKDLQQCADATIRLRAEYLYQRKEFDKIKFQFTSGHSYAWLDHAKGIRAEVKGNKVEFKQTSTSDDSYQNFRRYLDIVFMYAGTISLERELTKVNRGGDYQIGDVIVHPGSPGHAVIIVDRAKNSKGEYIYLLAQGYTPAQSIHIVKSHDRGISPWFDLPKKLPIWHERFFLKNPQIRRFS, encoded by the coding sequence GTGCTTGTACCCTATGGCTATGTACGAGAATCTACTACTGCTGGGACTTGGCAGCACTACTTACAAAGCTTGAAGTTGCTCCCACACGGTAGCGAAGTTTTAGACTTTCAAGGTCGTCCAATCTCAGACCAGCGGAATCATTTTGCAGTCATGGATATCGATGTCGGTACCAAAGACCTGCAGCAGTGTGCAGATGCCACGATTCGACTCAGGGCGGAGTATCTGTATCAGCGCAAAGAGTTTGACAAAATCAAATTCCAGTTTACCAGCGGACACAGTTACGCCTGGCTTGACCACGCCAAAGGGATAAGAGCCGAAGTCAAAGGCAACAAAGTGGAATTCAAACAAACCTCCACATCGGATGACAGCTATCAGAACTTCCGACGGTATCTCGACATTGTGTTCATGTATGCCGGTACAATCTCCTTAGAGAGAGAATTGACCAAAGTCAACCGTGGAGGCGATTACCAGATCGGTGACGTGATCGTTCATCCTGGCAGTCCGGGACATGCGGTTATCATTGTGGACCGTGCCAAGAACAGCAAGGGAGAGTATATCTACCTGCTCGCCCAGGGTTACACTCCTGCACAGTCCATACACATTGTCAAGAGCCATGACAGAGGAATTTCCCCATGGTTTGACCTCCCAAAAAAGCTACCAATCTGGCACGAACGGTTTTTCCTTAAAAACCCGCAGATCAGGAGGTTCAGCTAA
- a CDS encoding JAB domain-containing protein codes for MTNLIYELKLSYTPKGHGKDLQKIKSSQDAFRILHGIFDQDLIAAREEFVVLYLNRANQVIGYHCAFQGGVSSVVCDPKIILAVALKSLATGLILAHNHPSGNLYPSEADISLTRKIKSACKEMDLELLDHIILSPDARYYSFADEGKIP; via the coding sequence ATGACAAATCTAATCTACGAGCTGAAGCTCAGCTATACACCGAAGGGCCACGGAAAAGACCTTCAAAAAATCAAATCGTCTCAGGACGCTTTCAGAATTCTGCACGGGATATTTGACCAGGACCTCATTGCCGCAAGGGAAGAGTTTGTGGTTTTGTATCTGAACCGCGCCAATCAGGTCATCGGCTATCATTGTGCATTTCAAGGAGGAGTTTCTTCTGTGGTATGTGATCCAAAAATCATTCTGGCTGTAGCACTCAAGTCGCTTGCAACAGGATTGATCCTTGCACACAACCATCCCTCAGGAAATCTATATCCCTCAGAAGCTGACATCTCTCTCACAAGGAAAATCAAAAGCGCTTGCAAAGAGATGGACCTTGAACTGCTTGACCACATCATTCTCTCTCCTGATGCACGGTATTACAGCTTTGCGGATGAGGGGAAAATTCCCTAG
- a CDS encoding AAA family ATPase, translating to MQGPSGSGKTYSSLLLAYGLVGDWSKVAVIDTENQSADLYAHLGGYNVISLGAPYTPEKYLEAIQLCESAGIEAIVIDSLSHEWETLLDIHSGMPGNSFTNWGKITPRHNNLINKILASSAHIIATVRSKQDYVLTEKNGKQVPEKVGLKGVQRDGLEYDFTIVFEVNIKHFVTASKDRTGMFVGLPDFRITAETGEMIRDWCQSSASNLDEEPSDFVELINSCKSLDQLYKLYNENPGLQELYKEEFVARKSQLLTKPKFMSNGTHAH from the coding sequence ATGCAGGGTCCAAGCGGTTCAGGCAAGACTTACTCTTCCCTGCTGCTTGCTTATGGTTTAGTCGGAGACTGGTCCAAGGTAGCCGTCATCGACACCGAAAACCAAAGTGCTGACTTGTACGCCCATCTTGGAGGGTACAATGTCATTTCTCTTGGGGCGCCTTACACACCCGAGAAGTATTTGGAAGCCATCCAGCTTTGTGAATCTGCTGGTATAGAAGCCATCGTGATTGACAGCCTGTCCCACGAGTGGGAAACCCTGCTAGACATTCACAGTGGCATGCCTGGTAACAGCTTCACCAATTGGGGTAAGATTACACCTCGCCACAACAACCTCATCAACAAAATCCTGGCATCTTCCGCCCACATCATCGCCACAGTCCGCAGCAAGCAGGATTATGTGCTCACTGAAAAGAACGGAAAGCAGGTACCAGAGAAGGTTGGTCTGAAAGGTGTGCAGCGTGACGGCTTAGAGTACGATTTCACCATTGTATTCGAAGTCAACATCAAACACTTTGTTACTGCTTCCAAAGACAGGACTGGGATGTTTGTTGGACTGCCAGATTTCAGAATCACCGCAGAAACAGGGGAAATGATCAGGGATTGGTGTCAATCTTCTGCATCAAATCTGGATGAGGAGCCAAGCGATTTTGTAGAGCTCATCAACTCCTGCAAAAGCCTTGATCAGCTGTACAAATTGTACAACGAAAACCCAGGCCTACAAGAGCTCTATAAGGAAGAGTTTGTCGCCAGAAAAAGTCAGTTGTTAACCAAGCCAAAATTCATGTCCAATGGAACTCATGCGCATTAA